Proteins encoded within one genomic window of Bdellovibrionota bacterium:
- a CDS encoding NADH-quinone oxidoreductase subunit H, with product MNLVVHLAILFFFPPLLSGVIGKTKAWFGGRKGPPVLQPYFDLIKLVQKGTVYSSSTSWIFPAGPVVSLVCVIAAGLLIPIVSSQTPIGFVGDMILFAYLLGLGRFFIVLAAMDTGSSFEGMGASREATFSALVEPALILSLVILGLQAKSLTFAEALQPVVWTGWLRAAPLLLCLLLALSVVFLTENSRMPVDDPATHLELTMVHEVMVLDHSGVDLAFILYGSSIKLFLMTVLFVRAIFPGGGLDTAFSSVTVLLECGFVAVLVGVTESILARLRLPRIPQFLLGASALGIVGIGILFLRGLG from the coding sequence ATGAACCTCGTCGTCCATTTGGCGATTCTGTTTTTCTTTCCGCCCCTCTTGTCGGGCGTGATCGGAAAAACCAAAGCGTGGTTTGGGGGAAGAAAAGGGCCGCCCGTTCTTCAGCCCTACTTCGATCTCATCAAATTGGTTCAAAAGGGGACGGTCTACAGCTCTTCGACGTCCTGGATCTTTCCCGCGGGGCCGGTCGTGTCCCTCGTTTGCGTCATCGCCGCCGGACTCTTGATCCCCATTGTTTCTTCCCAAACGCCGATCGGTTTTGTCGGAGACATGATTCTCTTCGCTTACCTTTTGGGACTCGGAAGATTCTTTATCGTCCTGGCGGCCATGGATACAGGCTCCAGTTTCGAAGGGATGGGGGCGAGCCGCGAGGCGACGTTCTCCGCTCTTGTCGAGCCGGCGTTGATTTTGTCCCTGGTGATTTTGGGACTCCAGGCCAAGAGCCTCACGTTTGCCGAAGCGCTGCAGCCGGTCGTCTGGACCGGTTGGTTGCGTGCGGCGCCCCTTTTATTGTGTTTGTTGCTCGCGCTCAGCGTTGTGTTCCTGACGGAAAATTCACGAATGCCCGTGGATGACCCGGCCACACACTTGGAACTTACGATGGTTCACGAAGTCATGGTGTTGGACCACAGCGGCGTGGACTTGGCGTTTATCCTGTATGGGAGCTCCATAAAACTATTTCTCATGACCGTTCTATTTGTCCGGGCGATTTTTCCGGGCGGCGGTCTCGATACCGCGTTTTCCTCGGTGACCGTTCTCTTGGAGTGCGGTTTCGTCGCCGTTCTCGTGGGAGTTACGGAATCGATTCTAGCGCGCCTTCGGTTGCCGCGAATTCCTCAGTTTTTGTTGGGCGCCTCGGCCCTTGGGATCGTCGGCATCGGTATCCTTTTCCTGCGTGGGCTCGGATGA